A DNA window from Purpureocillium takamizusanense chromosome 9, complete sequence contains the following coding sequences:
- a CDS encoding uncharacterized protein (TransMembrane:8 (o51-74i86-110o130-149i301-320o326-349i361-385o391-416i437-454o)~COG:P~EggNog:ENOG503NURY), translating to MTAMASLDETTTGATWSSVSTHLLLQELRRREEEGERPQCGSRKSGWYDTAAHIFALLLILTLSTLACGFPLISRRTTTGKRQRTIIFYCQHVGTGVLLATAFVHLLPTAFESLTDPCLPRFFSKGYKPLPGLVAMVSAIIVVGVESYLTARGAGHSHSHAHGLFEESDGASSDGHFHDVDLNDNGAGGLSVPKARSHRSADISLEDMEATQGLVAGASPLPESARAATPRLRKSTDGEFDDGESDLELDMDELDPAPVSDNRNGPYASLKPNGVRSRADAETGLPPQTPEEQQRQLLQCLLLEAGILFHSIFIGMAISVATGPAFVIFLVAISFHQSFEGLALGSRIAAIQFPRGSIRPWLMVLAYGVTTPLGQAIGLAVHTLYDPASMGGLLVVGFMNAISSGLLLYAGLVQLLAEDFLTEKSYKVLKGRKRLHAYLAVCGGAVLMALVGAFA from the exons ATgacggccatggcatcgCTCGACGAGACGACAACAG GTGCGACCTGGTCGTCCGTCTCTACGCATCTGCTGCTCCaggagctgcgccggcgcgaggaagaaggggagaGGCCGCAATGCGGCTCGCGGAAGTCGGGATGGtacgacacggcggcgcacatctttgcgctgctgctgatatTGACGCTGAGCACACTGG CATGTGGGTTCCCCCTGATATCcagacggacgacgacgggcaagCGACAGCGCACAATCATCTTCTACTGCCAGCACGTCGGCAcgggcgtgctgctggccacAGCTTTTGTCCACCTTCTGCCCACGGCGTTTGAGTCGCTCACGGACCCATGCCTGCCGCGCTTCTTCAGCAAGGGCTACAAGCCGCTGCCGGGGCTCGTGGCCATGGTTTCAGCCATCAtcgtggtcggcgtcgagtcgtACCTGACGGCGCGTGGGGCCGGCCACTCGCACTCTCACGCGCATGGGCTCTTTGAAGAGAGCGACGGGGCGAGCAGCGATGGCCACTTCCACGACGTCGACCTCAACGAtaacggcgccggcggtctGTCGGTGCCGAAGGCGCGGAGCCACCGCTCCGCAGACATCTCgctcgaggacatggaggcgaCCCAGGGCCTGGTCGCTGGGGCCTCGCCGCTACCCgagtcggcgcgcgcggccacgCCACGGCTTCGGAAGTCTACGGACGGGGAattcgacgacggcgagtcAGACTTGGAGCTGGACATGGATGAGCTTGACCCCGCGCCGGTTAGCGACAACCGCAACGGGCCATACGCGTCCCTTAAACCGAACGGTGTCCGCAGCAGGGCGGACGCCGAGACGGGGTTGCCGCCACAgacgcccgaggagcagcaacgccagctgctgcagtgTCTCCTGCTGGAGGCGGGCATCCTCTTCCACAGTATCTTCATCGGCATGGCCATCTCGGTGGCCACGGGCCCGGCGTTTGTCATCTTCCTGGTGGCCATCAGCTTTCACCAGTCTTTCGAGGGGCTCGCGCTGGGCAGCCGGATCGCAGCGATCCAGTTCCCGCGCGGGTCGATCCGGCCGTGGCTCATGGTGCTCGCGTACGgggtgacgacgccgctgggGCAGGCCATCGGGCTGGCGGTGCACACGCTGTACGACCCGGCATCGATGGGCGGCTTACTGGTGGTGGGCTTCATGAACGCCATCTCGAGCGGGTTGCTGCTGTACGCGGGGCTGGTGCAGCTCCTGGCCGAGGACTTTTTGACGGAAAAGAGCTACAAGGTGCTCAAGGGGCGGAAGCGGCTGCACGCGTACCTGGCcgtgtgcggcggcgcggtgctcATGGCCCTGGTGGGAGCGTTTGCGTGA